In Brachionichthys hirsutus isolate HB-005 chromosome 5, CSIRO-AGI_Bhir_v1, whole genome shotgun sequence, a single genomic region encodes these proteins:
- the LOC137893651 gene encoding beta-1,4-N-acetylgalactosaminyltransferase 3-like, with protein sequence MMSLLFLSKKLRRNTRYLLLLVILLAGLAVYHEMVAVNRIWTGANIFSGMNLEVPSWKRAMFENGVREDHQLDSLEDSASLSSNFTPQTWKPEFGGKANLHIFEDWCGSSVGDLFRNIHYPLYPHSRTTVQKLAVSPQWTNYGLRIFGYLHPYSDGEFVFALSSDDNSEFWLSTDESPFNVQLLTWVGKSGVEFTAPGEFDKFASQTSRPVVLSAQTKYYFEVIHKQNDGGTDHVEVAWLLLDQDQKFTVIESKYISLYVNEAGLLLGDVTHIPQTAATNQRPLKDERSSKADMLRKDPRDTLYRMPLLNNSFLHGVLPKCSYKPSYIIKGRTVPRYHGLNYIHLSYVYPNDYTRLTHMETQESCFYRINPNHNTNGFSQYMTLNHPDEENGRDNSVSRVKRNAEENVDGEQSDMEGEENQAIEEPERKSGVTMGEGTPVLELEQSVDYKVEEDHSLPEVFDTEVNWSQTFQVSQLDFHANREDKIELACSISGNLLCNSNDIQSVITVFMDQLNQKHKGQLTLMRVINVVKRVDKDHGSRLLLELEVKDGDDQLFRLSHYVYHLTDRSGPQLCNPVDFHWNPGVTVHVLVPVKNQARWVQQLIDDMERVFKDTQDVNLNLIIADFSSTDMDVKKALKESTLPSYQYIKLGGNFQRSAGLQAGVNSIKDGHSIVFLCDLHIHFPSSIIDTIRKHCVEGYMAFAPIVMRLNCGATPLDARGWWEVNGFGLLGIYKSDLEAVGGMNTREYKAGWGGEDWELLDRILQAGLEVDRIYLRNFFHYYHSKRGMWNHGLSQRAS encoded by the exons TTTTCTCAGGTATGAATCTTGAAGTCCCCAGTTGGAAGAGAGCAATGTTTGAGAACGGG GTCAGAGAGGACCATCAGCTAGACTCACTGGAGGATTCAGCTTCTTTGAGTTCCAACTTCACTCCACAAACCTGGAAACCAGAG TTTGGGGGGAAGGCCAATCTGCACATCTTTGAGGACTGGTGTGGCAGTTCTGTGGGTGACCTCTTCAGGAACATTCACTACCCACTGTATCCTCAT TCCAGGACCACAGTACAAAAGCTGGCTGTTTCTCCTCAATGGACCAACTACGGGCTCAGGATTTTTGGTTATCTCCATCCATACTCTGATG GAgaatttgtgtttgctttgagCTCTGATGACAACTCTGAATTTTGGCTCAGTACAGATGAATCTCCCTTCAATGTGCAATTACTGACATGGGTTGGAAAG AGCGGGGTGGAGTTTACTGCGCCAGGCGAGTTTGATAAGTTCGCCAGTCAGACGTCCAGACCGGTTGT GCTGTCTGCTCAGACAAAGTACTATTTTGAAGTCATTCACAAGCAAAATGATGGAGGGACTGACCATGTGGAGGTGGCA TGGCTGCTCCTGGATCAAGATCAAAAGTTCACAGTTATTGAATCCAAATATATCTCCCTTTATGTTA ATGAGGCTGGCTTGCTACTGGGTGATGTCACCCACATTCCGCAGACGGCTGCAACCAACCAGCGACCCTTAAAGGATGAGCGCAGCAGCAAAGCGGACATGTTGAGGAAAGATCCGCGAGACACTCTGTACAGAA TGCCTTTGTTAAACAACAGTTTCCTTCATGGTGTTCTGCCTAAATGCTCATACAAACCTAGCTACATTATCAAAGGCCGGACGGTGCCGCGCTACCATGGACTGAATTAT ATCCACTTGTCTTACGTCTACCCCAACGACTACACCCGACTCACACACATGGAGACCCAGGAGAGCTGCTTCTACCGCATCAACCCTAATCACAATAC GAATGGCTTCTCTCAATACATGACGCTCAATCATCCTGATGAGGAAAATGGCCGAGACAACAGTGTCTCCAGAGTGAAGAGGAATGCAGAAGAAAATGTGGATGGAGAACAGTCAGAtatggaaggagaggagaaccaaGCAATTGAGGAACCTGAAAGAAAGTCGGGCGTCACAATGGGTGAGGGAACACCTGTTTTGGAACTGGAACAAAGCGTTGACTACAAGGTTGAAGAGGACCACAGCCTACCGGAAGTATTTGACACTGAGGTGAACTGGAGCCAGACATTCCAGGTCAGCCAGCTGGACTTCCACGCAAATCGAGAAGACAAAATAGAGCTGGCCTGCAGCATTTCAGGGAACTTGTTGTGCAACTCCAATGATATTCAGTCTGTCATCACGGTATTCATGGATCAACTCAACCAGAAGCACAAGGG ACAGTTGACACTGATGCGTGTGATTAACGTCGTGAAACGCGTGGACAAGGATCACGGCAGCCGCCTCCTCTTGGAACTGGAGGTGAAAGATGGAGACGACCAGCTGTTTCGCCTGTCGCACTACGTCTACCATCTCACTGACCGCAGCGGGCCTCAGCTGTGTAATCCCGTGGACTTCCACTGGAATCCCGGGGTCACCGTCCACGTCCTCGTACCTG TGAAAAACCAGGCTCGGTGGGTCCAGCAGCTCATTGATGACATGGAGAGAGTGTTTAAAGACACTCAAGATGTCAACTTGAATCTCATCATCGCCGACTTCAGCAGCACTGACATGGATGTGAAGAAGGCTCTGAAGGAATCCACACTCCCAAG TTACCAGTACATAAAGCTCGGAGGAAACTTTCAACGCTCTGCCGGCCTGCAAGCAGGCGTCAACAGTATAAAA GATGGCCACAgcattgtgtttctttgtgacCTCCACATCCATTTCCCTTCCTCCATCATTGATACCATCCGGAAGCACTGTGTGGAGGGATACATGGCCTTTGCTCCAATAGTCATGAGGCTGAACTGTGGGGCTACACCATTGGATGCCAGAG GTTGGTGGGAGGTGAATGGCTTTGGCCTGCTTGGGATCTATAAATCAGATCTGGAAGCAGTGGGAGGAATGAACACTCGGGAATACAAGGCGGGCTGGGGAGGAGAAGACTGGGAGCTCCTTGACAG GATCCTCCAGGCGGGACTGGAAGTCGACAGGATCTACTTGAGGAACTTCTTTCACTACTATCACTCCAAACGTGGCATGTGGAACCACGGGCTGTCGCAGAGAGCCAGCTGA